GCCTGGGCGCCGGGATCCTGCCAGTCGAGCGGCGTCAGGAAGGTCGCACAACGGTAGCCGCCGTCGCAGTCGGTCCAGCGCAACCGCTGGCTGGTGTATGAGGCGAGATCGTCACCGGGGGCATCGGCGAAGCCGGGCGGTTTCACATCGGTGACCGCGCCGGCGACCATCCGATCAGGCGAGGGCTCGGCCGGAAAAGTCTGCTCGGGTGTCGGCAGCTGAATCGCGGATGCCGGCGGGCTGTCGGGCTGCGAGAAGCAACCGCTCAGACCGACAGCGCAGGCCAGCGCGACGACTGCTACCCGAGGCCAACGCATACCCAAATACTAGGGTGGCTCAGTTGGCCTGCTTGGCCTTCTGACGGCGGTGACGCAGATGGGCATCGATGCTGAAGCCGCCGCCGCCCATCAGCAACGGCACGAGGCTGAGCACCCCCAGCAACACGTCGCGGTCGCCGTAGAAGCCGAAATGCCCCTCCAGGAACGGGCTGAACGGCCCGAAGCGGAAGAAGGCCATGAAGCCGACCGCACCCGCCAACAGGACTGCGGCGAAAATCCGGGTGCCGAGCCCGACGACCAGGAACACTGCCACAACGATCAGCAGGATGCTGACGCCCCAGGCTGCCGAGCCGGCCAGCGTCGCGTCCAAGCCGACGTAGCTGAGCGCGTCGATGGTGGCCTGCCGGTCGACCAGTGACTGCCAGCCGATGATCGCGGCAAAGGCGGCAAGAGCCAGCCGCACCAAGAACAAGGTCAGCGCACCGGCGAACTGATCGGTGCTGGGCTTGGTGACCGTGATGATCTCGGGCTCGGGCGCTTGGACGGCATGCACCGTACCGAGTTTCTCGTCGCGAGACGCGCGCTGCTGAGCGCGGGCAGCGGCGGCCGCATCGTCGATCTCCTCGCGTTCGAGGCGCACCGCCAGGGCGGCTGCCTCGGCTTTCGCTTTGGCTTCTTCGCGCGCGACTGCCAGATCGGCCTTCGACTTCTCGGCCGCGGCCTTGGCGGCGGCGGCGCGGGTGGCGGCCTCCTGAGCGGCGGCTTGCGCTGCTTCGGCCTCCCGCGCGGCGGCGCGAGCCTCGTAGTCGGCCTGTTCGGCCTGCAGCAGCCGCGGATCGCGGGGAACAGCCGGACTGGCGCCGGCCAACGACGAGGCGCGCACGATCCGGGACGGGTTCGTGGCCGACGACTCGTTGCCGATGGCGCGTGCGGCCTGCTCGGTCACATCCTCGATGGCGGTACTCACAAGCTGTCCTCGCTGTCGTGTCTGAGCCCAATAAGTCAGTTCCCATCTTGGGCCCGCGCGCCAAGAAGCAGCGGCTGACACGCCGAAAGCACCCGCTCCAATTGGAGCGGTAAGTATTGCTCAGCCGGGATCGGCCAGGTTGAGCATCAACGCTTCCATCGCCAGCAGCGGCGCGACGGAGTGCTCGAGCGCGTCACGAGCGGCCAGGATGGCGTCCACCCTGCGCAGGGTCTGCTCGGCGGTCGCAGAGCGCGCGGCCTGCGCGATCTCGGCATGCATCTCGGTGTTGATCAATCCGAGGCCTTCGGCCGATAGTTGGGACGATGCGGGATCGACTGCCTGTAGTTGCACGGTCAGCACATCGCGGTACCAGGTGGTCAGCTCGGTCAGCACCCGGTCGAGCGCATCTCGCTGCAGACGCTTGGCGCGCGCCTTCTGCTGATCCTCGAGTTCCTTCAATGCGGCGGTGGCCTGCTTGGGACGCGCACCCTTCGTTCCGTAGCCCAGTGCCTCTTTCAACTCGGCGAGTTCGCGGGCATCGATCTCGCCGGTGCTGCGGTCGGCCTGCGCCGTCGCCAACTCGACGATAGTGGCGGCGGCCCGCAGGCAAGCTCCGACGCTGTTCAGTGAGCCGGGTATCGCCATGATCTGCTGACGGGCGGTCCGGGCGTCCTCGCTGCGGGCCAATGCACGGGCACGCCCGATGTGGCCCTGAGCTGCCCGCGCCGCATACGCGGCCAGTTCGGGATCGATGCCATCGCGTTCGACCAGCAGCTGCGCGACCTCGGTGTCCAATGGTGTGCGCAGATTGACCTGCCGGGTCCTCGATCGCACCGTCACGATGACGTCCTCGGCGGTCGGCGCGCACAGCAGCCAGACGGTACGCGGCGGCGGCTCCTCCAGGGCCTTCAGCAGCGCATCGGCACCCTGATCAGTGATCCGATCAGCGTCCTCCACCACGATCACCTGGAAGCGTCCCACCGTGGGAGACATCGCGGCCTTCATGGCGAGCTCGCGCACCTCGGCCACCGAGATCGACAACTGTTCGGTGCGTACCAGCGTGACATCGGGATGGGCGCCGGATTCGGCGCTGCGGCAGACCGTGCACCGCCCGCAGCCGCCCTGATCGCACAGCAGCGCGGCGGCGAACGCCCGGGCCGCATTGCTTCGTCCGGACCCGGGTGGCCCGGTGATCAGCCAGGCGTGCGTCATGGCGTGGGGCGAACCGTCGCCGCCGGGTTGGCGGGCCGCCTTGGCCGCCGCGCTCAAGGTGGCGACCGCGCGCTGCTGACCGACCAGCTCGGCCCAGACACCTCCGGCCGGTTCAGCCATGGCGTTGACTGGGTTCGTGCAGTTCCGGGATGGCGAGTTCGCGGCCCAGCAGCGTGCCGACCGCAGTCCGGATCTTGGCTGCGGTGGTGCGCACGCTCACCAAAGCCGGCAGCACCAGATAACGGTCGGGATCGTCCGCGGCCTGCACGAGGAAGGCGTCCCGCACCCGGGCATGGAAATCGGCGCCGGCCAGTTCCAGCCGGTCGAGATTGCGGGCCCTGGCGACCGCCCTGGCCGGTTCGATGTCGAGTATCACCGTCAGATCGGGCCGCAATCCCCCGGTGGCCCAGCCGGCGATCGCCTTGAGGTCATCGACATTGAGGCGTCGGCCTGCCCCCTGGTAGGCCAGCATTGAGCCGACGTAGCGGTCGCTGACCACGGTCTGCCCGGCGGCCAGGGCGGGAAGCACCACCCGGGACACATGTTGTGCCTTGTCAGCTGCATACAGCAGGGCTTCGCAGCGGTCGTCCAGATCGGATTCGGGGTCAAGCAGCAGATCACGCAGGGTGTTTCCGACCGGTGTGCCGCCCGGCTCGTGGGTGATGACGTGGTCGACGCCGGACAGCTCCAGGGCTGCCGCCAGTGCCCGCACCTGAGTGGACTTGCCGACCCGGTCGCCGCCTTCGATGACGACGAAGAGACCGCGATCACTCATCGGTCACCTGTGCGGGGGTCGGTTCCGCGGTGGGCAGCGCCGGCGGTTCGTCCTGGTCCGGCGAGGTGGTCTCGGGCCATTCCGCCAGCAGCTTGGCACGCGTCTTCGGCCAGGCTTCGAGGAACTCGCGGCGCGGGGTGCGCACCTGGTCCAGCCACCGCTGGTAGTCGCGTCCGGCCTGGTAGGCCTCGGCCGGGCTCATCGCTGAAACGGTGGCCTCGTCGGCGGCCAGGTCGCGATTCGCGGTCGTGCCGAGAGCGGCCAGCAGCTTGCTGACCCGACGGACGCGGCCCTTCACCTTGCCGAGCACCGGTTCGCCGGCCTCCAGGGTGCGCACCAGGTCTTGGGCGCGCTCCAGCGCGGCAGACCATTCTTGGTCGCCGCTGTCGTCGCTCAGGGCGTCGACCGACGCGAGCATGCCGGTGAGCTGCTGGCGGACACACGATCGCAACAGTGCTCGGGCGCTGCCGGGCTCGGTCGTCTCCGCAGGCCAGCCGTCGTCCTCGACCGGACGCAGCCTGGGTGCCCGCGCGGCCGAGGCCAGCAGGTCGAGGGCATCGAAGTAGGCCTCGCCGAGTTCGGCCGGGTTGGTGCGCGCCGGACGCGCGACGACCTTGTCGATCTGCCAGATGAACTCACTGGCCCAGGCAGGGTCGATCAGGCAGTCCAGCCCACGCACGGTGTCAGCGGCCCTGGTCAGTTCGTCGGCCAGCAGCCCGGTATCGGGCTGATCCTGTTTGCGGACCCGCAGGTCTGCGCGCAACACCGCATGCAACCGGTCGGTGAACAGCCAGGCCAGGTAATCCTCGGCGCTGATCTTGGAGGGCTGGGGCGGACTCGGCGGGGAGCTGACCGGATGGGTGATCGCGGTCAGCCGTTCGATCGGTTCGATGAATTCGGCCACCTTGGCGCCGCCGGCCTCGCCGAGCCGTTCGATCACCACGCTGCGCTGCAGCGCGGTGATCTTGTCGCCGGGCTTGAAGGTGACATCGCGTTGCCGGGCCACCGCCAGCCCGCCACGCCGGACGGTCACCCGGTCGTCACGAACCTCGCCGAGTTCGACGCCTTCGGCGTCCAACAGCACATAGCAGGCCCGCTCCACCACGACGCTGGCCACCGGCCCGAGCGCGGCTCGCCTGCGAAAACCCGACAGCAGGACGCCCAAGTCCTCGGGCAGATCATCGCCGGCATCCAGCGGCTCGATATATTGCTCCGGCAACCAGGGCTGCCAGTCGGTTGCCCTGAGCAGCCACTCACCGCGTTGGTCGACGACCCGGTGGGCCAGCAGCACCCCGGCGAGACTGAGCCGCTCGTCGGTGGTATCGAACAAAGTGATGGTGCTGACCGGCCGGTCGGGCCGGCACCGCAGCAGCACCCGATCGATCCCGGACGCCTGATCGGTCAGGATCGGCGCATCCACCTGGTACGGCATCTCGAAGAGATAGCTGCGGTGACGCTTGGCCATGTCGGTAGTCCTGCCGTCGGAGTTGCGTGTGTTTCTTCGATTATGCCGAGGATGCTCCCGATGCGGGCTTCGGGGTCTTCTTCGATGTCGATGCGCTACCGGATGCCTTCGTGGCCTTGCTCGGCGACGACTTGGCGGAGGTCCGCCGGGCCTTCTTCGCAGGTGCCGGACCCTTGGCGCGTTTCGCTGCGATCAGGTCGGCGGCCACCTCCAGGCTGACCTCGTTGATCGGCTGGCTCTTCGGCACTGTCACGTTGTACTCACCGTCGGTGATGTAGGGGCCGAAGCGGCCATCCTTGATCACCAACGGCTTGCCGGTCGCCGGATCGTCCCCCAGTTCGGCCAGCGGGGCGGCGGCTGCCCGGCGTCCGCGGGTACGGGGAGCCGCCAGCAGCTCTTTGGCCTGCTCCAAGGTGACAGTGAACAGCGATTCCTCGCTGGGCAGGGTGCGAGAATCATTGCCGCGTTTGATGTAAGGACCGTAGCGTCCGTTCTGAGCGGTGATTTCCACACCCTCGTCATCGGTACCGACCAAGCGCGGCAGGCTGAGCAACTTCAGCGCATCGTCCAAGGTGACGGTATCGAGCTGCATGGACGAGAACAGCGATGCGGTGCGCGGCTTGGGCCGCTTCGACTTCGGCAGCGACTCATCGTCCTCGAGCACCTCGGTCACGTAGGGGCCGTAGCGTCCGGTGCGGGCGACGATCGGATGGCCGGTGGCCGGATCGGTGCCGAGTTCGCGCTCCTCACCGGCCGGGGTGGCCAGCAACTGCTTGGCGACCTCCAGGGTCAGCTCATCGGGTGCCATGTCCTCGGGGACGTTGGCACGATTCGCCTCCGCATCCTCGACATAGGTGCCGTAGCGTCCGACCCGGACATTGATGCCGGCTTCGGGGTCACCGATCGGGAAGGTCGACACGGCTCGGGCATCGATGTCGCCGAGGTCGGTGGCCATGTCGTGCAGGCCTTCGCGCTCGTGACCGGGGGCACCGTAGAAGAAGTCGTTGAGCACCTGCAGCCGTTGGGCGTCGCCGCCCGCGATTTCGTCCAGTTTGTCTTCCAGGGCGGCGGTGAACTGGTAGTCGACCAGCCGCGGGAAGTGCTCGACGAGCAAGCGGGTGACCGCGAACGCCAACCAGGTCGGCACCAGCGCGGTGCCCTTCTTGTAGACGTAGTCGCGGGCGGTGATGGTGCGGATGATCGATGCATAGGTCGACGGGCGCCCGATTTCGAGCTCTTCGAGCTTGGCGATCAGCGTCGGCTCGGTGTAGCGGGCCGGGGGCTTAGTCTGATGGCTCTCGGTCGCGATCTCGGACAAGTCGAGATGCTGGTCGGGGGCCAGCTGGGGCAGCTTGGCCTGTTCACCCTGCTCGTCGTCGGCGACGTCGGCATAGGCCTTGAGGAAACCCGGGAAGGTAATCGTGCGTCCCGAGGCCGAGAAGACGGCGCGATGGATGTCGACGGTGGCCATTTCGGCGCCGGCCCGCAGCCGCTGCGCCAGTTCGGCAGCGATCTTCACCGACACCGCCTGACCGCGCGCATCTGTCATCTGGGAGGCGACGGTGCGCTGCCAGATCAGTTCGTAGAGCCGGGCCTGGTCACCGACCAGCTTGGCCTGCGCGGGGGTGCGGAAGGAGTCGCCGGCGGGCCGGATGGCCTCGTGGGCTTCCTGCGCGTTCTTCACCTTGGACGCGTAGACCCGCGGCGAGGCCGGCACGTAATCGTCGCCGTACAGCGCGCGGGCCTGCTTGCGGGCGGCCGTGATGGCCTGCTCCGACAGCGAGACCGAATCGGTACGCATATAAGTGATGTAGCCCGATTCGTAGAGCTCCTGGGCGACCCGCATGGTGCGGTCGGTCGTGAAGCCGAGCTTGCGTCCGGCCTCCTGCTGCAGGGTCGTGGTGCGGAACGGCGCGGCGGGACGGCGGGTGAACGGCTTGGCCTCCACCGAGTCCACCGCGAATCTGGCCTGCTTCAACGCCTCGGCGAGGTCGCCGGCGCACTTCTCGTCCACCACGAAGGCATCGGAGATGAGCTTGCCGTCGGAATCGAAGTCGGCGCCGCGAGCGACCTTCCAGTCGTTCAGGCCGGTGAGCCGGGCATCGAACTTGCGAGGCGTCGCGGCGGCGCCGGCATCCAAGGTGGCGAGCAGATCCCAGTAGGACGCCGAGGTAAATGCCATCCGCTCGCGTTCGCGGTCGACGACCAGCCGGGTCGCGACCGACTGCACGCGTCCGGCCGACAGCTTCGGCATGACCTTCTTCCACAGCACCGGGGAGACCTCGTAGCCGTAGAGCCGGTCCAGGATGCGTCGGGTCTCCTGGGCGTCCACCAGGTCGATATCGAGCTCGCGGGGGTTGGCGACGGCCGCAGCGATGGCTTCGGGGGTGATCTCGTGGAAGACCATCCGCTTGACCGGCACCTTGGGCTTCAGTTCCGCGAGCAGATGCCAGGCGATGGCCTCCCCTTCGCGGTCCTCATCAGTTGCCAGATAGAGCTCGTCGACGTCCTTGAGCAGCTCTTTGAGTTTACGGATGACAGGCTTCTTGTCGGCGCTGACAACGTACAGCGGCGCGAAATCGTCCTCGACGTCGACGCCGAGCCGGGCCCAGGGCAGGCCCTTGTACTTCGCGGGCACCTCGGAGGCGTTGGTGGGCAGGTCGCGGATGTGGCCGCGGCTGGACTCCACGACGTAGCCCGATCCCAGGAAGCGTGTGAGCATGGTCGCCTTGGTGGGCGACTCGACGATCACCAGTCGGCGGGGTGCATTGGCCACGTTGCGGTCCTTCAGGGTCAGTTGTTGTCAGGCTGTGACAGTCGGGAAGCTACCACGCGATGACAGGGGATTCGAAATATCCCTCGGCGAGCGCCTGGCGGATGGTGGGCAGCAGGATTGTGCGTTGCGCATGCGGATCGGCGTCCAACAGCCCCGCGACCGCGTCGATGATAACCCCCAGGGGCAGGCTGCCATCGCAGGCTCCGAGTACCCCGCCCAGTGCAGTGTCGACCCGCAACGCGCGCTTCAGGCCGGTGTGCTGGCGCAGCACCACGTACTGCGGATCCTCGGCCCCGGGGGTTCCCAGAGTCTCCTGGACGATGTCTTCGCGCAGCTTCAGGCTGCTGGCCAGCAGCTGCTCATCGCTGGCCCGGGCCGCCGTGATATCGCGTTGACGAGCGGCGATGGCGGGGCCGAGTGGCTGATGCACCGCGTGTGGCCACGATTCGATGGTGATATCGGGTGTCTGACGGCCCGCATTGGTGATGGTGATCCAGCCCATCCCGATGGCCCGGATGCCCAGTTCGGTGAAGTAGTCGAGCCATTCCCGGTAGCGGGCCGACCAGCTGGGGTCACCCGCCAGGCCGGCGTCGGTGAGCCACAGTTCTATATAGGCGTACGGATCGAGCCGCTCGCGTTCGATCACCCACATGTCGGCTCCCGCCGGCGCCCAGCCGCTGAGGCGATCCTCCCAGGGCTGATCGCCGGTGATCGCCCAGTTGGCGAGCACCTGGCAGATTCCGCCCTCGTTCAGGTGATCGATCGACCCGGTGACGACCTTGCGAATGAGGCCGTCCGCACTGAAATCTGTCTCTCGATAGGCCAGCCGCTCACCGCTCGGAGGGCTCATCACATAGGGCGGGTTCGTGACGATCAGATCGAACCTGTCGTCGGCGACCGGGTCATAGAGGCTGCCGTCGCGCAGGTCGACGTCGACCTCGTTGAGCTCCGCGGTGATCTTGGCGAGCTTAAGCACCCGCGGGTTCACGTCGGTAGCCGTGATCCGGTCGGCGTGGGCCGACAGGTGCAGACTCTGGACGCCGCAGCCGGTGCCCAGATCGAGTGCACTGCCGACCTGACTGTCGATGGTCAGCTGCGCCAAGGTGGTGGACGCGGAACTGACGCCGAGCACATAGTCGGGTTTGATCGGTTGGGTCCGGTAGTCGAGACCGGGTGTCGGATCGGACACCACCCAGCCGTCCCACTGACCTTCGGAGGTTTCGAAGCCGTAGGGACGCACGTCGACAGGGGCCTGGATGCGGCCATCCGGGCCTACCTCCAGCAGACCTTCGTCCATCAGTGCCTCCAGCGGTAGCGCCGCTTCGGCGGCCGAGCTCGAGACCGGCAGGTTGAGCGGAAAGAGCTTGATCAAGGTCGCGAGCGGGGTCTGGTCATCGCCGAGGGCCTCGCGGGCGGGCACCGTGCAATTGCGGTCCAGCCCGGCCTGCCCGGCCTCGCCGATGCGGGCGAGCACCGTGTCCACGGTGTAATCGGCCGACATCAAGGCGTCGCGCAGTGCATCGATCATGTTCACCCTTCCACTGTTACATGCCGGTCCCAGCGCGGGTCGGCGGCGGGTTCGGCCGAGCGGACGTGGCAAGGTTGATTCCGTGGCGATTCCCGGCTGGCTGGCGCACGATCCGCGAGTGGTCTGCGTGCGCCATCGCGATGCCCTCGACGGGCAGTGCGCCGAGTGGCCGACCTGGTTGCCCGGCTCCGTTCGGGACGCAGTGACCGGTGCGGGTATCGAACGGCCGTGGCTGCATCAGGTGATGGCCGCCGACGCGGCCTGGGCTGGTCAGCATGTGGCGGTGAGCACGGCGACGGCGTCGGGCAAGTCGCTGGGCTATCTGCTGCCGATCATGGCTGCGACCGCAGTCCGTGCGCAGGTCGCTAGCCTGGGTGTCACCACCGGCGATCTGAGGTCGAGACTGGGCGTGGCGCGCCACACGGCGCTCTATCTGGCCCCCACCAAGGCCTTGGCTCACGATCAGTGGGCGGCGGCTCGCAAGCTCGGACCGTCGGGCTGGCAGGTCTCCTGCCTGGATGGCGATTCGTCGTCCATGGAGCGACGATTCGCGCGCGACTACGCGAGTTTCGTGCTGAGCAATCCCGACATGCTGCACCGATCGGTGCTGCCCAATCACTCGCAGTGGTCCGGGTTCTTGGGGTCGCTGCGCTATGTGGTGGTCGATGAGGCACACCGCTATCGCGGAGTCTTCGGGTCGCAGGTCTCGGGAGTGCTGCGTCGCCTGCGGCGGCTGTGCCATGCCTACGGCGCCGATCCGGTCTTCGTCCTGACTTCGGCGACGGCCAGTGACGCCGGACGCTCGGGAGCGCTGCTGATCGGCGAGAACGATCCGCTGCTGGAGGTCTGCCAGGATGCTTCGCCGCATGCGGCACGCGATGTCGTCTTGTGGCGTCCGGCTACCGACGCGCCGGGTGAGGCGTCCGATCTGCTGGCGAGGCTGGTGGACGACGGCCAGCAGGTGATCACCTTCGTCGCCAGCCGCACCCAGGCGGAGCTGATCGCCTTGCGCGCCACCGATCGCATCGGGTCGGGGCGCCGGGTGGCCAGCTATCGCTCGGGCTATCTGGCGGGTGATCGCCGGGAGCTGGAATCCCGGCTGCGGTCGGGACAGCTTGCCGGGGTGGCTGCGACCAATGCCTTGGAGTTGGGCATCGACATCACCGGGTTGGATGCGGTGGTGATGGCCGGGTTCCCGGGCACCCTGGGATCGTTCTGGCAGCAGTCGGGACGCGCGGGGCGCGGCGACCGGGATGCCCTGGTGGTGATGATCGCCCGCGATGATCCCCTGGACGGCCATCTGCTCGACCATCCGGAATTCATCTTCGATCGTCCGGTGGAACAGACGGTGCTGCATCCGCAGAACCCCTACGTGCTGGGGCCGCAGTTGGCAGCGGCCGCGCAGGAGGCACCACTGAAACCCGCGGACGAACGGTGGTTCGGCCCGACGATGACGTCAGTGGCCGGCACGTTGAGTGAGCGGGGGGTGCTGCGCGCGCGGCCGAGTGGCTGGTTCTGGACCAAGGACTATCGGGCCGTCGACGAGATCGATCTGCGGGGTTCGCATGATCACCCGGTCGAGATCGTCGAGGCCGACACCGGACGCGTGCTGGGCAGCGTCGACCACGGCGCCGCCGACCGAACGGTTCACGAGGGCGCCGTCTACCTGCATCAGGGCGAACAGTGGCTGGTAGTTCAATATCTTCCGGACGAGTCGGTGGCCCTGGTGCGTTCGGTTGAGCTGCCGTATTACACGCAGCCGCTGGGCACCAGCGAGGTGCGGGTGGTGCATACCCAGGCGCAACGGCGATGCGGGAACGGAGTGATCTGCCGCGGCGAGGTCGAGCTGTCGAGCCAGGTGACCGGCTATCTGCGGCGCGATTCGCTCACCTCGGATGTGTGGGACGAGACACCGCTGGAGTTGCCCAGGCGGCAGATGACCACCCAGTCGATGTGGTGGCTGATACCGGACGAGGTCGTCGCGCGATTGTCGTTCTCGGTGGCGCGGCTGGGGGCTGCGGTGCATGCGGCCGAGCACACCGCGATCGGTCTGCTGCCGGCGTTCGCACCCTGTGACCGCTGGGATATCGGCGGGCTGTCGACGGCGCTGCATCCCGACACGCAGCTGTGCACGATCTTCGTGCACGACGGCATGCCCGGTGGTTCGGGATATGCCGAGCGCGGCTTCGACGTGGCCGAGGCCTGGTGGCGGGCCGCTTTGGAGCGGCTGACCAGCTGCGACTGTGAGACCGGCTGCCCGTCGTGTTGCGTTTCACCCAAGTGCGGCAACGGCAACCGGATGCTCGACAAGTCGTCGGCGGCCGAGTTGCTCAGCGTGCTGCTGGGGTGAGTGGGCGGGGCGTTGCTCGGCGTCGGATCCCATGAGATCGCCAGAGGGTTCCGATGCAGCCGCACAGCGGGGCCTGGGCCTTCATGTCATTGGCCGGCTTCGTCGGAGCGACTTCGGACGCCGCGACTTCGGCTTGGACAAGGCTGCCTGGCGGAAGTCCTGCGAAGAAACATCGAAGAGAAGTCTTCACTGTTCTGCTGTATTCGAATATGTGTTCGATTACAATGGGGTCATGGATACCCCCATCTGTGACCCCGAATTCCTGGCCCGGCAGGAGACCAGCAGACAAGCCTTCGACGCGTTGATACATGCCCACGACCAGTTACTGGCCGCCGAGGTCGCCGAGTTGGTGACGATCACCCACACCGCCGACCTCTGGCAGGTCGACACCGCCGCAGTCGATGCGGGAATCGAACAGTTGATACAACCCGGCCATGACGGCACCCCGCAAGTCGGGGAGTTCCTCGCCCTCGAACTGGGCCCCGTGCTAGGAATCTCACCCCAAGCCGCGATCTCCCGGATCGGTAACGCCCTCGACCTGCGAGAACGCCACCCCCTGCTCTGGCAAGCCGTGCTCGCCGGGAAAGTCCGGGTCTGGCAGGCGAACCGGATCTGCCTCGAGTGCGCCCACCTACCCGCCGCCGCCGCGCGGGAAGTCGACCAGAAGCTCAGCCAGGCCGCCGCCACGATGCCGTGGTCACGAGTCATCAAAGCACTGCCCGGACTGATCATCGCCGCCGACCCCGACCTGGCCCGGCAACGAGCCGAAGCACGACGCCAGTCACGCCGGGTACGAGTATCCAAAATCGAAGACGGACACGTCAGCTTCTGGGGTGTCGTCAACCCGGTCGACGGAATCTTGTTCGACCACGTCCTCACCCAAATCGCCACGACCCTACCCGCCCTACCAGAAACCATCCCGGGAACCGATCTCGACCGGCGCCGAGCCGCCGCCGTCGGCATCTTGGCCCGGCAAGCGTTAGGGCAGGAGGCGCTACCCACCCACACCCTGATCGTCCACATCGCTGCGGACGATCCCGCACTCACCGCCGGCGCCTCATCCCCAGCGTCGGGGGTGGCCCGGATAGCAGACTGGGGGCCGCTACTCACCGAGCAGCTACCCGCCTTCCTGG
The Brooklawnia propionicigenes DNA segment above includes these coding regions:
- a CDS encoding DUF222 domain-containing protein, with protein sequence MDTPICDPEFLARQETSRQAFDALIHAHDQLLAAEVAELVTITHTADLWQVDTAAVDAGIEQLIQPGHDGTPQVGEFLALELGPVLGISPQAAISRIGNALDLRERHPLLWQAVLAGKVRVWQANRICLECAHLPAAAAREVDQKLSQAAATMPWSRVIKALPGLIIAADPDLARQRAEARRQSRRVRVSKIEDGHVSFWGVVNPVDGILFDHVLTQIATTLPALPETIPGTDLDRRRAAAVGILARQALGQEALPTHTLIVHIAADDPALTAGASSPASGVARIADWGPLLTEQLPAFLDGSKVVVRPIVDPAGLRPADCYETPARMRFAIEQRNPVDVFPWGTRKASHCDMDHTIPYIDGRAGQTSLANLGPLSRKAHRAKTHSKWTLEQPAPGIYHWTSPHGYHYQVTPQGTTRVSVPPTEEADHQNRFETTVAMRT